In Gracilimonas sp., a single window of DNA contains:
- a CDS encoding Mur ligase family protein: MSRFNSIDDVWVFLNSIPLFQKAGVSAVNYSLDNISKFCEALGNPQKEYPAIHVAGTNGKGTTCHLLEKIYSDAGYNTGLFISPHLIRYNERVRVNQREITDQDLLRFFQRTETLLDDIKLSYFEISTALAFWYFADQKVDIAIIETGLGGRLDSTNIISPEVSVITSIGMDHQSILGDTIEEITAEKAGIIKPDTPLVIGNVTGVSKRILEATALQKNSKCYAVIDLKPEWNNGSVTLKDGDVQIKTLFKEAVNKWNVVSSWLVIDVLKSSFPINEAQRILSIEKFTGAPGRFEKIHSDYEWFFSGSHNAQALESSLQAVQAIKSISETVLVFSAMKDKLNEDMLEYFKGFKKAYFVEQDGERAAKFSDIKDSLDVELMEETQKENILNELKTELVIFMGSFYFYPIVKRWTANVS; the protein is encoded by the coding sequence ATGAGCCGATTCAATTCCATTGATGATGTATGGGTTTTTCTGAATTCCATTCCGCTGTTTCAAAAGGCAGGGGTTTCAGCGGTCAATTACTCACTGGACAATATTAGCAAGTTTTGTGAAGCACTTGGAAATCCTCAGAAAGAATATCCGGCGATTCATGTTGCAGGGACAAACGGGAAAGGAACCACTTGTCATTTATTGGAAAAAATATACTCAGATGCAGGTTATAACACCGGTTTGTTCATCTCCCCGCACTTGATCAGATATAATGAAAGGGTAAGGGTAAATCAGAGGGAAATTACGGATCAGGATTTGCTGCGGTTCTTTCAAAGAACTGAAACGTTGCTGGATGACATTAAACTGAGCTATTTTGAGATAAGCACCGCTCTTGCCTTTTGGTATTTTGCTGATCAGAAAGTAGATATAGCGATTATAGAGACCGGATTAGGGGGGCGGCTGGATTCTACCAATATCATCAGCCCTGAAGTTTCCGTGATAACAAGCATTGGAATGGACCATCAAAGTATATTGGGTGATACCATAGAGGAAATAACTGCCGAGAAAGCCGGCATTATTAAACCCGATACCCCGCTGGTGATCGGAAATGTAACCGGGGTCTCCAAAAGAATTTTAGAAGCGACTGCTCTGCAAAAAAACAGTAAATGTTATGCTGTTATTGATTTAAAACCGGAATGGAATAATGGTTCGGTCACGCTCAAAGATGGAGATGTTCAAATCAAAACTTTATTTAAAGAAGCTGTAAATAAATGGAATGTAGTATCTTCATGGTTGGTAATTGATGTTTTGAAAAGCTCATTCCCAATTAATGAAGCGCAACGAATATTATCTATAGAAAAATTTACGGGAGCACCGGGAAGGTTTGAAAAAATACATTCGGATTATGAATGGTTTTTCAGCGGCTCTCATAATGCTCAGGCCTTGGAATCATCCCTCCAGGCTGTGCAGGCTATTAAATCCATTTCAGAAACGGTATTGGTATTTTCTGCAATGAAGGACAAGTTAAATGAAGATATGCTCGAATATTTCAAAGGTTTTAAAAAAGCGTATTTCGTTGAACAGGATGGGGAAAGAGCCGCTAAATTTAGTGATATAAAAGACTCATTGGACGTTGAACTAATGGAAGAAACTCAAAAAGAAAATATTTTGAATGAATTAAAGACAGAGTTAGTAATTTTTATGGGAAGTTTTTACTTTTATCCCATAGTTAAGCGATGGACAGCAAACGTATCATAA
- a CDS encoding aminotransferase class IV, giving the protein MSESLFIVLSGELVKANEASVSPLDRGLMYGDGCFETMRSYAGKFLEWVEHFNRLAAGLNYLGIDPAFTSGELKAQVLKVLDENDLKDKECMVRIQCWRKGERGYKTSSHEMNWMIQASEIKPDALPLNLSLAETRCIPSEALQRKYKLSNGLNYIKAAQEAGKRLCDDSLMLTIDEKISETTSSNIFWIQSGNVFTPSEICDLLPGVTRNLVIDIIKSLGITVQQGVYETDHIKGAEAVFCTNSLIEIREVLSLDDILFEINHPLVMQIKEGFEQHKVQKLKA; this is encoded by the coding sequence ATGAGTGAATCGTTATTCATAGTGCTAAGTGGGGAATTAGTGAAAGCAAATGAAGCATCGGTGTCTCCTCTTGACAGGGGCTTGATGTATGGGGATGGTTGCTTCGAGACCATGCGCAGTTATGCCGGGAAATTTTTAGAATGGGTTGAACATTTTAACCGACTTGCAGCCGGATTGAATTACCTGGGAATAGACCCGGCCTTTACCTCCGGTGAACTGAAAGCACAAGTCTTAAAAGTTTTAGATGAAAATGACCTTAAAGACAAAGAATGTATGGTGCGCATTCAGTGCTGGAGAAAAGGGGAAAGGGGATATAAAACCTCTTCGCATGAAATGAATTGGATGATTCAAGCTTCTGAAATCAAACCTGATGCTTTACCTCTAAATCTGTCATTAGCGGAAACACGCTGTATTCCCTCTGAAGCGCTTCAGCGCAAATATAAGTTGAGTAACGGGCTCAACTACATTAAGGCGGCTCAGGAGGCTGGTAAACGTCTCTGTGACGATTCCTTGATGCTCACCATCGATGAAAAAATAAGTGAGACAACTTCTTCCAATATATTTTGGATTCAATCCGGTAACGTTTTCACGCCTTCTGAAATATGTGACCTGTTGCCGGGAGTTACCCGGAATTTGGTTATCGATATCATAAAATCATTAGGTATTACTGTGCAGCAAGGGGTATATGAAACAGATCACATCAAGGGTGCGGAAGCCGTATTTTGCACTAATTCACTAATAGAGATCAGGGAAGTATTATCGCTTGATGATATCCTTTTTGAGATAAATCACCCATTGGTGATGCAAATTAAAGAAGGTTTTGAGCAGCATAAGGTACAGAAATTAAAAGCATGA
- a CDS encoding redoxin family protein, producing the protein MRLKQKQFVPFMVVVAIITMAVIMFSSFNFTNKQHQRFVEDVAESDSLSVMEMRVIGNDGVIQMADYKGQKSLLVFWASWSDKSRTMLDEIQLLQNEQDSLAVVAALVKDAEESLAKEKEYPGFVYTDGAHFFNYLKVPGFPSYILFDEDTKVLTSNIGYEKGVGYDSLKVWFE; encoded by the coding sequence ATGCGCCTCAAACAAAAACAGTTTGTACCGTTTATGGTTGTAGTGGCTATAATTACCATGGCGGTCATTATGTTCTCTTCTTTTAATTTTACCAATAAACAGCATCAGCGGTTTGTAGAAGATGTTGCTGAATCCGACTCGCTTAGCGTCATGGAAATGCGTGTTATAGGAAATGACGGAGTTATACAAATGGCTGATTACAAAGGGCAAAAGTCACTGTTGGTGTTTTGGGCCAGCTGGTCGGACAAGTCGCGAACCATGCTTGATGAAATTCAGCTTTTGCAAAACGAACAGGATTCCTTAGCGGTAGTAGCAGCACTTGTAAAAGATGCAGAAGAATCATTAGCTAAAGAGAAAGAATACCCCGGGTTTGTTTATACTGATGGAGCTCATTTTTTCAATTACCTGAAAGTACCCGGATTCCCCAGTTATATATTATTTGATGAAGATACGAAGGTTTTAACCTCAAATATCGGCTATGAAAAAGGAGTTGGGTACGATTCACTTAAGGTTTGGTTTGAATGA
- a CDS encoding glycoside hydrolase family 13 protein yields MKHLLVIIGSLFFFSAFISCTEKGEAGKNKYAAPDWAKGIVWYQIFPERFRDGDPGNQPDRERARGPKGWHPTEWTQDWYKRDHWEINHTDDFYAIVRERRYGGDLQGVIDKLDYLKELGVGAIYLNPVFDAQSMHKYDASYYHHIDRNFGPDPEADVEQFGTEDPGDPAIWKWTSADSLFLKLIKEAHQRDLKIVIDGVWNHTGTEFWAFQDLIRNQEESAYKDWYIVNAFDDPATPDTNEFDYEGWWGFKGLPVFQERDENLIEPVREHIFAVTKRWMDPNGDGDPSDGIDGWRLDVAEEVGQGFWKEWHSLVREINPDAITVAEIWTDKAKEFISGELFTSVMNYRFAYAAKDFLIDDKIDTEEFVNRLEQIEEDYPDGAGHVLQNLMDSHDTARLASFTVNRGIEYEGESHPRDGFKVRKPNEEERQIQRLVALFQFTWKGAPMIYYGTESGLWGADDPDDRKPMVWKDLEYEPESRHPFGKDRPVDDNNFDKNLFSYYQKLAQLRNSEAALKKGNARILSHNEEQKLVLFQRDYGDETIWVVLNRSEKEQVIDLTEWSGSESVQNMLSGEIMYSSEVKVGPISGFILK; encoded by the coding sequence ATGAAACACTTGCTGGTTATAATCGGTTCATTGTTTTTCTTTTCGGCCTTCATCTCATGTACAGAAAAAGGTGAAGCCGGAAAAAATAAATATGCTGCTCCTGACTGGGCTAAGGGCATAGTTTGGTACCAGATCTTTCCGGAACGTTTTCGGGATGGAGATCCGGGTAATCAGCCTGACCGGGAAAGGGCAAGAGGGCCTAAAGGCTGGCACCCGACTGAGTGGACTCAGGATTGGTATAAGCGTGACCATTGGGAGATCAATCACACGGATGATTTTTATGCCATTGTCAGGGAACGTCGATATGGAGGGGATTTACAGGGAGTGATTGACAAACTGGATTACCTGAAAGAATTAGGAGTGGGGGCTATTTACTTGAACCCGGTCTTTGATGCCCAATCGATGCATAAATACGATGCTTCCTACTATCACCACATCGATCGTAATTTTGGCCCTGACCCTGAAGCAGATGTGGAACAGTTCGGGACAGAAGACCCGGGAGATCCCGCTATCTGGAAATGGACTTCAGCTGATTCACTTTTTTTGAAATTGATTAAAGAAGCGCATCAACGGGACTTGAAAATTGTTATTGATGGGGTGTGGAATCATACAGGAACCGAATTTTGGGCTTTTCAGGATTTGATAAGAAATCAGGAGGAATCGGCTTACAAAGATTGGTATATCGTCAATGCTTTTGATGACCCAGCTACACCGGATACCAATGAGTTTGATTATGAAGGCTGGTGGGGCTTTAAAGGGCTGCCGGTGTTTCAGGAAAGGGATGAGAACCTCATAGAGCCTGTTCGGGAACACATATTTGCGGTTACCAAAAGATGGATGGACCCAAATGGAGACGGAGACCCTTCGGATGGTATTGATGGATGGAGGTTGGATGTGGCTGAGGAAGTCGGTCAGGGGTTCTGGAAAGAATGGCATTCGTTAGTTCGTGAGATCAATCCCGATGCAATAACCGTAGCCGAGATATGGACTGATAAGGCAAAAGAATTTATTTCGGGAGAACTGTTTACTTCTGTTATGAACTATCGGTTTGCCTACGCGGCCAAGGATTTTTTAATCGATGATAAAATTGATACCGAAGAATTTGTAAATAGATTAGAACAGATTGAAGAGGATTATCCGGATGGTGCCGGGCACGTTTTACAAAACTTGATGGATAGCCACGATACGGCACGACTGGCGTCATTTACCGTAAACCGGGGAATTGAATATGAAGGTGAAAGTCATCCCAGGGATGGATTCAAGGTACGAAAGCCAAATGAGGAAGAACGTCAAATTCAAAGGTTGGTAGCTTTATTCCAGTTCACCTGGAAGGGGGCGCCCATGATTTATTATGGAACAGAATCCGGCTTGTGGGGCGCGGATGATCCCGATGATCGTAAACCAATGGTGTGGAAAGATTTAGAATATGAACCTGAATCCCGTCATCCGTTTGGCAAAGACCGCCCTGTTGATGACAATAATTTTGACAAGAATCTGTTCAGCTACTATCAAAAATTAGCACAGCTCAGAAATAGTGAAGCTGCACTCAAGAAAGGGAATGCTCGGATACTATCTCACAATGAAGAACAAAAACTCGTTCTTTTTCAACGGGATTACGGGGATGAAACGATCTGGGTTGTGCTGAACAGATCCGAAAAAGAGCAAGTAATAGATTTAACCGAATGGAGTGGAAGTGAATCGGTTCAAAACATGCTTTCCGGAGAAATAATGTACTCTTCCGAAGTCAAAGTCGGTCCCATTTCCGGATTCATTTTAAAGTAG
- a CDS encoding MFS transporter has product MEKLTKRPRLSFWEIWNMSFGFLGIQFGFALQNANVSRIFETLGASVDDIPILWIAAPLTGLVVQPIIGYFSDRTWTRLGRRRPYFLFGAIAASIALVFMPNSPALWVAAGMLWIMDASINVSMEPFRAFVGDMLPSEQRTKGFAMQSFFIGTGAVVASALPWVLTNWFGVANTAAPGVIPPSVKWSFYLGAVAFMGAVAWTVFRTKEYSPEQLKAFEEAEKDEIDDKNVLRDVPIEAGEGQNKISLGIIFTIVGIITTYLTYNFALEKELYVATGGLSVVGIIMLVAGFLQKSGNTEQGLVVVMHDFIHMPKTMKQLALVQFFSWFALFAMWIYTTSGVTAHIYGTSDTTSVLYNQGADWVGVMFGVYNGVAALVAFGLAPMAKILSRKWVHALSLILGGLGLIMIYFISNPMMLIVSMIGVGIAWASILAMPYAILAGSIPSEKMGLYMGIFNFFIVLPQLLAATVLGFITRTYFGGEAVYALVLGGAVMIIAAGTMYFVDDVDEKV; this is encoded by the coding sequence ATGGAAAAATTAACTAAACGACCACGTCTGAGCTTTTGGGAAATATGGAATATGAGCTTCGGATTCCTCGGCATCCAGTTTGGCTTTGCCCTGCAAAATGCCAACGTAAGCCGAATCTTTGAAACCCTTGGAGCAAGTGTTGATGACATCCCCATCCTATGGATTGCAGCTCCGCTGACCGGGTTGGTGGTTCAGCCTATTATCGGATATTTCAGTGATCGTACCTGGACCCGTTTGGGCAGAAGAAGGCCATATTTTCTGTTTGGTGCTATTGCGGCTTCCATAGCGCTGGTGTTTATGCCAAATTCTCCGGCACTTTGGGTTGCAGCCGGTATGCTTTGGATCATGGATGCTTCCATTAATGTTTCCATGGAGCCTTTTCGCGCATTTGTTGGCGACATGCTGCCTTCCGAGCAACGTACTAAAGGGTTTGCCATGCAGAGCTTTTTCATTGGAACCGGAGCGGTGGTTGCTTCTGCACTTCCCTGGGTTCTGACAAATTGGTTTGGAGTAGCAAATACAGCTGCACCCGGTGTTATCCCGCCTTCTGTAAAATGGTCGTTTTATTTGGGAGCAGTAGCTTTTATGGGAGCCGTAGCATGGACCGTATTTCGAACCAAAGAATATTCTCCCGAACAGCTTAAAGCCTTTGAGGAAGCTGAAAAAGATGAAATTGATGATAAAAATGTGCTTCGTGACGTGCCAATAGAAGCCGGCGAAGGGCAGAACAAAATCAGTCTTGGGATTATTTTTACCATTGTTGGAATCATTACAACATACCTGACATATAATTTTGCATTAGAGAAAGAGTTGTATGTGGCTACCGGCGGTCTGTCAGTTGTTGGTATTATTATGTTGGTTGCCGGTTTCTTGCAGAAGTCAGGTAATACCGAACAGGGCTTGGTTGTGGTGATGCACGATTTTATTCACATGCCCAAAACCATGAAACAGCTCGCTTTGGTTCAATTCTTCTCATGGTTTGCCTTATTTGCCATGTGGATCTATACTACATCGGGTGTTACGGCTCATATTTACGGTACCAGTGATACCACATCTGTTTTGTACAACCAGGGAGCCGACTGGGTTGGAGTAATGTTTGGAGTGTATAATGGGGTTGCTGCTCTTGTCGCGTTTGGGTTAGCTCCAATGGCAAAGATTCTCAGTCGTAAATGGGTACATGCCTTATCATTGATCTTAGGTGGGCTTGGATTGATAATGATCTATTTTATATCAAACCCGATGATGCTAATTGTTTCAATGATCGGAGTAGGAATAGCGTGGGCTTCTATCTTAGCTATGCCTTATGCTATCCTGGCAGGCTCGATTCCTTCAGAAAAAATGGGACTGTATATGGGGATCTTTAATTTCTTTATCGTATTGCCGCAATTATTAGCAGCAACAGTTCTTGGCTTCATCACCAGAACGTATTTTGGTGGGGAAGCAGTTTACGCCCTTGTTTTGGGAGGTGCTGTAATGATCATTGCTGCCGGTACCATGTATTTTGTAGATGATGTGGATGAGAAGGTTTAG